The following is a genomic window from Nitrospira sp. SG-bin1.
TAAGCGATGTCATCCGGGTCACAATTGCTGTCCAAGATCGCGATGACCGGGATATCCAGTCGGTTCGCTTCTTGAACGGCAATTTTCTCGATCCTCGTGTCCAGGACAAAGACCGCTCCCGGAAGGCTGCGCATGTTCTTGATGCCGGACAGATATTTTTGGAGCTTGGCGATATCCTTCTGCATGAGAAGGACTTCTTTCTTTTTGAGACCATGCTCGCTGGGGTTGAGAAGCGTCGTTTCCATCTTCTTCATCTTGTCGATACTGCGCCGAATAGTTTGGAAATTGGTCAACATCCCGCCCAACCAGCGTTGGTTGACGAAAAACATATTGGCCCGCTTGGCCTCTTCTTCGAGGATGTCCGCGGCTTGCCGCTTGGTACCGACGAACAGGACGGAATCTCCAGCCGCGACAAGGTCTCGGACGAAGGCATAGGTCTGCTCCATCCGCGTCAAGGTTTGCTGAAGATCGATGATATAAATGCCGTTACGTTCGCCGAACAGAAACTTCTTCATCTTGGGATTCCAGCGGTTGGTCTGGTGCCCGAAATGAACGCCGGCTTCCAACAACTCCTTGATTGCCACCACTCC
Proteins encoded in this region:
- a CDS encoding 30S ribosomal protein S2: MGVVAIKELLEAGVHFGHQTNRWNPKMKKFLFGERNGIYIIDLQQTLTRMEQTYAFVRDLVAAGDSVLFVGTKRQAADILEEEAKRANMFFVNQRWLGGMLTNFQTIRRSIDKMKKMETTLLNPSEHGLKKKEVLLMQKDIAKLQKYLSGIKNMRSLPGAVFVLDTRIEKIAVQEANRLDIPVIAILDSNCDPDDIAYPIPGNDDAIRSIKLITSKIADACIEGAHLKAQREEAEFQAAPASGEKKPAMRVESVPVS